The sequence GGGCCAGGGGCGAGCCGGTGCCGGTGATCTCCACCTCGCGCGGCAACACCACGGGAAGCTGGTGATCCGGGACCGGCACCGTGCCACAGTCCGGGCAGTAGATGACCGGGATCGGGGCGCCCCAGTAGCGCTGGCGGGAAATGCCCCAGTCGCGGAGGCGAAACTGCACCTGCTTTTCGCCCAACCCCTTGGCCGACAGGTCGGCGGCGATGGCGTCCACGGCCGCCTCGTAGCTCAGTCCATCGTATTTGCCGGAGTTGACGCAAACCCCGATGGTCTTGTCGGCGTACCAGTCCTGCCAGGTTTGGTCGGAGAAGGTCCAGTCCCCTGCCCGGGGAGCGATCACCTGTTTGATCGGCAAGCCGTACTTATGGGCGAAGTGGAAATCCCGCTCGTCATGGGCGGGTACCGCCATCACCGCGCCTTCACCGTAGCCCATCAGCACGTAGTTGCCCACCCACACCGGCACCTGTTCGCCGGTCAGGGGGTGCGTCACGGAAATGCCCGTGGGCATCCCTTTCTTCTCCAGGGTCGCGAGGTCGGCCTCGGCGGTGCCGCTCTGCTCGCACTCGCGGATGAAGGCGGCGAGTTCGGGATTGTTCCTCGCCGCATGGGCCGCCAGCGGATGCTCCGGGGCCACCACGCAAAAGGTCACCCCCATGAGGGTGTCGGCGCGGGTGGTGTAGACCCAGAGGAGTTCCTGCTTGCCGTCCAGTTCATACGGAAAGGCGAAGCGCACCCCGTGACTCTTGCCAATCCAGTTGGCCTGCATGGTGCGCACCTGCTCCGGCCAACCGGGCAGCTGGTCCAGCTCCGCCAACAGCTCATCGGCATAGGCGGTGATCCTCAGGAACCACTGGGAAATCTCCTTCCGCACCACCTTGGTGTCGCAGCGCCAACAGCAACCGTCCACCACCTGCTCGTTGGCCAGGACGGTCTGATCGTGGGGACACCAGTTCACCGGCGCGGTCTTCCGGTAGGCCAGCCCCTTTTCCAGGAGACGCAGGAAAAACCATTGTTCCCAACGATAATAGGCGGGATCGCAGGTGGCGATCTCCCGCTCCCAGTCGTAGCCAAAGCCCAGCCGCTTGAGCTGGTCCTTCATGTAGGCGATGTTGTCGTAAGTCCAATCGGCGGGATGCACGCCCTTCTGCAGGGCGGCGTTTTCCGCCGGCAGGCCGAAGGCATCCCAGCCCATGGGCTGGAGCACGTTCTTGCCCTGCATGCGCTGGAAGCGGGCTAGTACGTCGCCGATGGTATAGTTCCTGACATGGCCCATGTGCAGCCGCCCGCTGGGATAGGGGAACATGGACAGGCAGTAGTATTTCTCCCGGGACGGGTCCTCGCAGGCGCGGAATACGCCCTGCTCTTCCCAGAGGCGCTGGGCTTCGGCTTCGATGACGGAAGGCTGGTAGTGCTCGTCCATAGACACCGGTAAGTTGGCGGGAAGGAAGCAAAGAAGGATACTAGAGCCGCCGCCGGGGCGGCAATCGGACCCGGCCATTGGCCGGCCCACTGATGCGGAACGATCTCTTCCGGAGAACGAAATCATGCGCGGACTCATTGTCGGCTTGCTGGTCCTTGAGCTCACCTCGCTCACCGGCTGCGGCTACAACACCCTGCAGCGCCAGGACGAACAGATCAAGGCGGCCTGGTCGGAGGTGGTGAACCAATACCAGCGGCGGGCCGACCTGGTGCCCAACCTGGTGAACGTGGTGAAGGGGTACGCTGCCCATGAGAAGGACGTGCTGACCCAAGTCACCGACGCCCGGGCGCGGGTGGGTTCGATCCAGGCCACGCCGGAACTCCTCGACAACCCCCAAGCCTTCCAGCAATTCCAGGCGGCCCAGGGCCAGCTATCCGGCGCCCTGTCCCGGCTCCTCGCGGTGGCGGAGAACTATCCGCAGCTCAAGGCCGACAGCCTGTTCCGCGACCTGCAGGCCCAGCTGGAAGGCACCGAGAACCGCATCACGGTGGCCCGCAACCGCTACATCCAGGCGGTGCAGGACTACAACGTCACGGTCCGCTCGTTCCCGACCAATCTCACCGCCAAGCTGTTCGGCATGGAGGTGAAACCCAACTTTACCGTGGAGAACGAGCGGGGGATCTCCACCGCGCCCAAGGTGGAGTTCGGCACCCCGGCCCGCTAGGGCGAGTTCCGGCGCGCCCAGGTAATAGGCCGTGCCCGAAGTTTCGCCGCTGGGTTTCCTGGCCTGGCTGACCTTGGGATGCTTGGTCTGGCTCGCCCCGTCGCTGCGGGCCGAGGTGCCGGTACCGCCCCTAGAGCGGCGGGTCACCGACCTGACCGGCACCCTCGCCCCCAGGCAACGGGCAGAGTTGGAGCGCCGCTTGGCCGCCTTGGAGGCAGAGCGGGGCAGCCAGGTGGCGGTGCTGCTGGTCCCCACCACCCAGCCGGAGACCATCGAGCAATACGCCATCCGGGTGGTCGACGCCTGGCAGCTGGGCCGCCGCGGTATCGACGACGGGGTCCTAGTGCTCCTCGCCCAGCGGGACCGGGCGGTACGCATCGAGGTGGGGCGCGGACTCGAAGGGGCGATCCCCGATGCGGTGGCCAAGCGCATCGTGGAGGAGGTGATGATTCCGGCGTTCCGGCAGGGCGATTTCTACGGCGGTTTGTCTCAAGGTATCGACCGGATCGCCGGGCTGATCCGCGGCGAGCCCTTGCCGGCGCCGACCCGCGGCGAACGGCGGGGGCCCGTGTCCGAGGTTGGGTTCACCGGCTCGGTGGTGGGCGGCATTCTGGCGGGACAGGTGTTGCGGTTTTTGTTCGGGGCTCTGGTGGGCGGGTTGCTCGCCGCCCTGGGGGCGGGGCTGCTGGCCCTGCTGTTCGGTTTGCCGCTGCTGATGGCGCTGGTGATCGGCGCCATGGTGCTGATCGTGGTGCTGGGGGGCGGTGGCCGGTTCGGCCCGGGCGGCTGGTACGGGGGCTCCGGCGGGTTCGGAAGAACCTCCCCCGATGGCGGCTTCTCCGGCGGGGGCGGCGGATTCGCGGGCGGCGGCGCCTCGGGACGGTGGTGATGGCCGCGCCCCTCGGACGCCTGCTCAGACATCTATGTTTCCCGCCCTGGCGGCTGCGCCGGGTGCTGCCCCGACCTTCCCTCGAGGCCATCACCCACGCCATACGCGCCAGCGAGCAGCGCCATGGCGGCGAGATCCATTGCGCGGTGGAGGCGGCCCTGGATTGGCGCCGCCTGCTGCGCGGCGTGTCGCCCCGGGAACGGGCCCTGGAGGTGTTCTCGGCACTTAGGGTCTGGGACACCGAAGCCAACAACGGGGTACTCATCTATCTACTGCTGGCCGATCGCGACGTGGAGATCGTGGCCGACCGCGGCATCCACCGCCGGGTGCCCCAGGAGGAGTGGGAACGCATCTGCCGGACCATGGAGGCGGCTTTCCGCGAGGGCCGGTTCGAAGCCGGACTCCTAGCCGGGATCGAGGCGGTGAGCGAGCACCTGATCCGGCATTTCGGCGGCCAGGACATCCAGGGCAACGAGTTGCCCGACCAGCCCACCATCGTCCGACCGTAACGGCCGCTCTTTCCCAAGGCCGCGCTATCATGGTAGCTCCGGAGCGAACTTTCGCCCTCGCAGTATGCCCACACCATGACCGACCGTACCCGATTTCCCGCGGAGTTTTTGTGGGGCGCCGCCACCTCCGCCTATCAGATCGAAGGCTCGCCGCTGGCCGACGGCGCCGGGGTCAGCAATTGGCACCGCTTCAGCCACCGCCCGGGGACCGTCGCCCACGGCGACACCGGCGACCTCGCCTGCGACCACTATCGCCGCTGGCGCGACGACCTGCAATGGATGCGACGGCTGGGGCTTAGTGCCTACCGCTTCAGCATCGCCTGGCATCGCCTGTTCCCGGACGGCCGTAGCGGGCCCAACCCCAAGGGTCTGGATTTCTACCAACGGCTGGTCGATGCCCTGAACCAGGCCGGGATCGAACCCTTCATCACCCTCCATCACTGGGACATGCCGGCGGCGCTGGAAGACCTCGGCGGATGGGCCCACCGGGACTGCCCGCAGCGCTTCGCCGATTATGCCCACTGCCTGTTCCGAGCCTTGGCGGGGCGGGTGCGCCTCTTCGCCACCCTCAACGAGCCCTGGGTGATCGTCCACGAAGGCTATCTCCAAGGCGGGCACCCGCCGGGCCTCCGTTCCCCCGCCAAGGCCCGGCTGGCCGCCCACCATCTGCTCCTGGGTCACGGGCTGGCGGTGGCGGCGTTCCGCGCCGACGGACAGGGGAGAATCGGCCTGGTTGTCAATCTCGAACCCAAACACCCCGCCAGCGACCGACCCGAGGACCAGGCCGCAGCGAGCCGGCTCGACGCCTACATGAATCGGCAGTTCCTCGACCCGCTATGGTTCGGCGCCTATCCCGATGAGCTGGCGGAAATCTTCGGGCCCGACCAGGTGGAGTTCCCCGCCGCTGATTGGCGCCTGATCCGCCAGCCCGTCGACTTCCTCGGCATCAACTACTATAGCCGCGCGGTGGTGCGGGCCGACCCGGCACATCCGCCCTTCTACGCCCAAGCGCTGCCCCCGCAGGGGGAGTGCACCGCCATGGGCTGGGAAGTCTACCCGGCCGGGCTGGAGACCTGCCTGCTCTGGGTCAAGGACCGCTACCCCGGCGTGCCCCTGTACGTCACCGAAAACGGAGCCGCCTTCGACGATCCTCCGCCCTCGGCCGGACGGGTGGCCGACCCGCGCCGCACCGACTACTTCCGAACCCACCTCCGCGCCCTCCACCGGGCCATGGCCCAAGGCGCCCCGGTCCAGGGGTATTTCGCCTGGTCCCTGCTGGACAACTTCGAGTGGACCTATGGCTACGCCAAGCGCTTCGGCCTGATCCACGTGGATTTCGCCACCCAGACGCGGACCCTCAAGGACAGCGGGCGGTTTTATCAACAAGTGATCGAAAGCCAGGGCGCCATCCTGGATGACCCCCCCGGGGGCGGTTAGGCGCTGGCCACGAACCGCTCGCTGATCAGGCGTTCCGGCGGGATCCCGAACTCGCCCGCCACCGCGGTGGCGGCTTCGACCATCCCGGGTGGTCCGCAGAGATACAGGTCCATCGCCGGCATTCCGCGCGCCAGATCGGCCCGGAGCGCCGCCACCGCCGTGCCCCGGAAGCCGTCCCAGGCGGCTCCCGGCTGCGCCACGCAGAGGGTCACCTTAAGCCCAGGCAGACACCGGCCCAGGCGTTCTAGCTCGGCAATCAGGAACAGCTCCTCCTCCCGGTTGACGCCGAAGTAGAGCCGGGTGGGATGGTCCTCCCCCCACTCGGCGGCACGCCGCAACATGGATAGGAACGGCGAGAGCCCGGTGCCACCGGCCACGAAGCAGCGCGGCCTCGGGCTTCTCCCATCGAGACCGAAGCTGCCGCTGGGCCCAACCACCTCCAGGTACTGGCCCGGGCGGGCGTCCTGTTCCAGATAGGCCGAGAAGCGGCCGCCCGGCTGGAGGCGGATGAGGAATTCCAGCTCGCCTTCGAAGTTAGGGGCATTGGCCAGGGAATAGGGGCGGCTCAGCCCGCGGCCGGGGACCGCCAGCGCCATGCACTGGCCGGGCTCGAACTCGGCGGCCAGACTGCCCCCATCCTCGGGCGGGAGATGGAGCAACAACCGCCGGGTGCGGTGCGCCACCCGTTCGAGGGCGACGATTTGGGCCGGCCGGGGCGACAGGG is a genomic window of Candidatus Methylocalor cossyra containing:
- a CDS encoding 2Fe-2S iron-sulfur cluster binding domain-containing protein, which translates into the protein MTQHAIEITTRDGRRVSFTCPEDQSLLAAAEAAGIALPALCREGGCGACLATCTGGDYRLGEHNPAALPAASGATLLCRTYPRSSMTLTAPYDYARIRFQALSPRPAQIVALERVAHRTRRLLLHLPPEDGGSLAAEFEPGQCMALAVPGRGLSRPYSLANAPNFEGELEFLIRLQPGGRFSAYLEQDARPGQYLEVVGPSGSFGLDGRSPRPRCFVAGGTGLSPFLSMLRRAAEWGEDHPTRLYFGVNREEELFLIAELERLGRCLPGLKVTLCVAQPGAAWDGFRGTAVAALRADLARGMPAMDLYLCGPPGMVEAATAVAGEFGIPPERLISERFVASA
- the leuS gene encoding leucine--tRNA ligase yields the protein MDEHYQPSVIEAEAQRLWEEQGVFRACEDPSREKYYCLSMFPYPSGRLHMGHVRNYTIGDVLARFQRMQGKNVLQPMGWDAFGLPAENAALQKGVHPADWTYDNIAYMKDQLKRLGFGYDWEREIATCDPAYYRWEQWFFLRLLEKGLAYRKTAPVNWCPHDQTVLANEQVVDGCCWRCDTKVVRKEISQWFLRITAYADELLAELDQLPGWPEQVRTMQANWIGKSHGVRFAFPYELDGKQELLWVYTTRADTLMGVTFCVVAPEHPLAAHAARNNPELAAFIRECEQSGTAEADLATLEKKGMPTGISVTHPLTGEQVPVWVGNYVLMGYGEGAVMAVPAHDERDFHFAHKYGLPIKQVIAPRAGDWTFSDQTWQDWYADKTIGVCVNSGKYDGLSYEAAVDAIAADLSAKGLGEKQVQFRLRDWGISRQRYWGAPIPVIYCPDCGTVPVPDHQLPVVLPREVEITGTGSPLARLDSFVQVDCPKCGGKARRETDTFDTFMESSWYFARYASADNATAMLDQRARYWLPVDQYIGGIEHAILHLLYARFYHKLLRDAGLVHCDEPFANLLTQGMVVAPTFYREEHGKKVYFNPAEVDARSDDKGRVVGAVLKADGAPVRVGGSEKMSKSKNNGVDPEQLVERYGADTVRLFTMFAAPPEQSLEWSDAGVEGAFRFLRRLWRQVAAHVNDGPPPPLDKEKLDGAQKALRRQVHETLRKVGDDLGRRFTFNTAIAATMELLNAVQRFEDASPQGRAVRQEALELITLMLAPIVPHICERLWRELGHAETVATLPWPQVDPSALVQDTLELVVQVNGKLRGKITVPVDAAQEAIQAAALNDENVRRFTQGKAPRKIVVVPKRLVNIVV
- a CDS encoding GH1 family beta-glucosidase — protein: MTDRTRFPAEFLWGAATSAYQIEGSPLADGAGVSNWHRFSHRPGTVAHGDTGDLACDHYRRWRDDLQWMRRLGLSAYRFSIAWHRLFPDGRSGPNPKGLDFYQRLVDALNQAGIEPFITLHHWDMPAALEDLGGWAHRDCPQRFADYAHCLFRALAGRVRLFATLNEPWVIVHEGYLQGGHPPGLRSPAKARLAAHHLLLGHGLAVAAFRADGQGRIGLVVNLEPKHPASDRPEDQAAASRLDAYMNRQFLDPLWFGAYPDELAEIFGPDQVEFPAADWRLIRQPVDFLGINYYSRAVVRADPAHPPFYAQALPPQGECTAMGWEVYPAGLETCLLWVKDRYPGVPLYVTENGAAFDDPPPSAGRVADPRRTDYFRTHLRALHRAMAQGAPVQGYFAWSLLDNFEWTYGYAKRFGLIHVDFATQTRTLKDSGRFYQQVIESQGAILDDPPGGG
- a CDS encoding LemA family protein, translating into MRGLIVGLLVLELTSLTGCGYNTLQRQDEQIKAAWSEVVNQYQRRADLVPNLVNVVKGYAAHEKDVLTQVTDARARVGSIQATPELLDNPQAFQQFQAAQGQLSGALSRLLAVAENYPQLKADSLFRDLQAQLEGTENRITVARNRYIQAVQDYNVTVRSFPTNLTAKLFGMEVKPNFTVENERGISTAPKVEFGTPAR
- a CDS encoding TPM domain-containing protein; the encoded protein is MAAPLGRLLRHLCFPPWRLRRVLPRPSLEAITHAIRASEQRHGGEIHCAVEAALDWRRLLRGVSPRERALEVFSALRVWDTEANNGVLIYLLLADRDVEIVADRGIHRRVPQEEWERICRTMEAAFREGRFEAGLLAGIEAVSEHLIRHFGGQDIQGNELPDQPTIVRP
- a CDS encoding TPM domain-containing protein; its protein translation is MPEVSPLGFLAWLTLGCLVWLAPSLRAEVPVPPLERRVTDLTGTLAPRQRAELERRLAALEAERGSQVAVLLVPTTQPETIEQYAIRVVDAWQLGRRGIDDGVLVLLAQRDRAVRIEVGRGLEGAIPDAVAKRIVEEVMIPAFRQGDFYGGLSQGIDRIAGLIRGEPLPAPTRGERRGPVSEVGFTGSVVGGILAGQVLRFLFGALVGGLLAALGAGLLALLFGLPLLMALVIGAMVLIVVLGGGGRFGPGGWYGGSGGFGRTSPDGGFSGGGGGFAGGGASGRW